The stretch of DNA AAAGCTGGATTGGAATAATTGGTTGTGTTATAAATCTTGGTAAATTTAATGCCTAATCCATTCTGCTTAGTTACTTATTCAGATTACTATCTTAATTATTGTAAATTTGCTTTTTTATCATCGTTTATTTAATACTCAAAAATGAAACAAACACTCTTTATTGTAATTCTAGCATTAGGTCTTAGTTCTATGGCTTCTGCTCAACAAGAGAAAATAGGTTTTTTTAGTTCTTCTCAATTGGTATCCTTTTTTCCCGAAGCCAAAACAATACAAGCTGAAATTGAAAAGATAAGTACAGAAAAACAAGCTATTGGAACAACCTTGGAAAATGAATTAAAGTCTAAGCTTAAAAAGTTTGAAGAAGAAAAAGCAAGCATGGCGACTATTTTACAAGAAACACGCATTGAAGAAATTCGCAACCTTGAAACAAAAATTCAAACCTATTATGCCAATGCTCGAAAAGAA from Aureispira anguillae encodes:
- a CDS encoding OmpH family outer membrane protein — translated: MKQTLFIVILALGLSSMASAQQEKIGFFSSSQLVSFFPEAKTIQAEIEKISTEKQAIGTTLENELKSKLKKFEEEKASMATILQETRIEEIRNLETKIQTYYANARKEIDNKRQELLKPVFTKINDGIKQVAKKHKFTAIIDLDSGRQFLLYIDESRDILELMKTELGLE